The proteins below are encoded in one region of Candidatus Eisenbacteria bacterium:
- a CDS encoding ABC transporter ATP-binding protein yields MNKGGTALLKTQALVAGYGKKQVLNGVDLEVNSGSIVALIGHNGAGKSTLLKAVFGMLPVWTGAVIYDGRKLNSAKPRDLLRGGMAYIVQGNRVFTDLSVHENLDVGSMILPNRASRREGIERALIAFPVLRERLKQQAGTLSGGEKQMLALANAMVLSPRLLLLDEPSLGLSPNMITEALGRIKQLNRDEGISILIVEQKVREVLNICHWVYCLKLGEVTYGGPPTALKNDPDKLRRVFL; encoded by the coding sequence ATGAACAAAGGTGGCACGGCACTGCTGAAGACACAGGCGCTGGTTGCCGGTTATGGTAAGAAACAGGTGCTGAACGGCGTGGATCTTGAGGTTAATAGCGGAAGCATCGTCGCATTGATTGGTCACAACGGAGCTGGTAAGTCCACCTTGCTGAAAGCTGTATTCGGTATGCTACCGGTCTGGACTGGAGCGGTGATTTATGACGGGCGGAAACTCAACAGCGCTAAGCCCCGCGATCTACTACGCGGCGGTATGGCCTACATCGTCCAGGGCAATCGGGTGTTCACCGACCTAAGTGTGCACGAGAATCTGGATGTTGGCAGTATGATCCTCCCGAACAGAGCGTCCCGACGGGAGGGAATCGAACGGGCGTTGATTGCTTTTCCTGTACTACGAGAACGATTGAAACAACAGGCAGGAACATTGTCCGGTGGCGAGAAGCAGATGTTGGCTTTGGCGAACGCCATGGTGCTATCCCCTCGCCTGCTTCTACTCGACGAACCATCTCTGGGGCTATCACCTAACATGATTACTGAAGCACTCGGTCGCATTAAGCAACTAAACCGAGATGAGGGGATCAGTATTCTGATCGTCGAACAGAAGGTCCGTGAAGTCCTGAATATCTGCCATTGGGTGTATTGCCTCAAACTCGGGGAAGTGACCTACGGAGGCCCGCCGACAGCGCTTAAGAACGATCCAGACAAGCTGCGGAGGGTATTTCTTTGA